Proteins encoded within one genomic window of uncultured Desulfobacter sp.:
- a CDS encoding (Fe-S)-binding protein, protein MADELTPDEALDKIDYRPRSSSEPSNWLDTTKSVQIRPGMYCYAAKPESVETLGLPNARQWNPLDDDWKLPENWQQILHEGIKERLERFRTFKVFMDICVRCGACADKCHFFLGTGDPKNMPVLRAELLRSIYRNDFTFAGKLLKKIPGGKRLLGSRELSLEALKEMWYYFFQCTECRRCSVFCPYGIDTAEITIIGRELLNLIGLNIDWIATPVSNCYKTGNHLGIQPHAFKDMLEFFVEDIEDVTGVDCTPQFQKKGADILFITPSGDVFADPGTYTCQGYMILFKYLKEKYGLDVTWSTYASEGGNFGFFTSHETMKRLNAKMYAEAKRLGVKWILGGECGHMWRVINQYMDTMNGPADFLEVPVNPITGTRFENAASTKMVHITEFTADLIKHGKLELDKSRNANRILTFHDSCNPARGMGLLEEPRYVIKACADEFYEMPPNTIREQTFCCGSGAGLNAGENIELRMAGALPRANAVKYVHEKFGVNSLATICAIDRAALPTMCEYWVPEVDVIGVHELVGNALILPGEKERTEDLRMEPLPGVEEE, encoded by the coding sequence ATGGCTGACGAACTTACACCGGATGAAGCATTAGACAAAATTGACTATCGTCCCCGGTCTAGCTCCGAGCCCAGCAACTGGCTGGACACTACTAAATCCGTTCAGATCCGGCCCGGCATGTACTGCTACGCCGCCAAACCGGAAAGCGTTGAGACCTTAGGCCTTCCCAATGCCAGGCAGTGGAATCCTTTGGATGACGACTGGAAATTGCCGGAAAACTGGCAACAGATTCTGCACGAAGGAATCAAAGAACGGCTGGAGCGTTTCCGTACTTTTAAAGTATTCATGGACATCTGTGTGCGCTGCGGCGCCTGTGCAGACAAATGCCATTTCTTCCTGGGAACCGGCGACCCCAAAAATATGCCTGTGCTGCGGGCCGAGTTGCTGCGGTCTATTTATCGCAATGACTTTACTTTTGCCGGAAAGCTCCTGAAAAAAATTCCCGGGGGCAAACGCCTGTTAGGTTCCAGGGAATTGAGCCTGGAAGCCCTCAAGGAGATGTGGTACTACTTTTTTCAATGTACTGAATGTCGACGCTGTTCAGTGTTCTGCCCCTACGGCATTGACACGGCTGAGATCACCATCATCGGCCGTGAATTGCTCAACTTGATCGGGCTGAACATTGACTGGATTGCCACACCGGTTTCAAATTGCTACAAGACAGGTAACCATCTAGGTATCCAACCCCATGCCTTCAAAGATATGCTCGAATTCTTTGTTGAAGACATTGAAGATGTCACCGGCGTTGACTGTACGCCTCAATTCCAGAAAAAAGGGGCTGACATCCTCTTTATTACACCGTCCGGTGACGTATTTGCTGACCCGGGAACATATACCTGTCAGGGATATATGATCCTGTTCAAATACCTCAAAGAGAAATACGGACTCGATGTCACCTGGTCAACCTATGCCTCCGAGGGCGGCAACTTCGGATTTTTCACCTCCCATGAAACCATGAAGCGTCTCAATGCCAAAATGTACGCAGAAGCAAAACGTCTGGGCGTTAAATGGATACTGGGCGGGGAATGCGGCCATATGTGGCGTGTTATTAACCAGTACATGGATACCATGAACGGTCCTGCCGATTTCCTTGAAGTACCGGTGAACCCCATCACAGGCACCAGGTTTGAAAATGCTGCGTCCACTAAAATGGTTCATATCACCGAATTCACAGCTGATTTGATCAAACACGGCAAGCTCGAACTGGACAAAAGCCGCAACGCCAACCGTATCTTGACCTTCCACGATTCCTGTAACCCCGCACGCGGGATGGGGCTGCTGGAAGAACCCAGATATGTTATCAAAGCGTGTGCAGACGAGTTTTATGAAATGCCGCCGAATACCATCCGCGAACAGACTTTCTGCTGCGGTTCAGGTGCCGGCCTCAATGCCGGTGAAAACATTGAACTGAGAATGGCCGGTGCCCTTCCCCGGGCCAATGCCGTCAAATATGTTCATGAAAAATTCGGGGTTAACTCCTTAGCTACCATCTGCGCAATCGACAGAGCAGCTCTTCCCACAATGTGTGAATACTGGGTACCTGAAGTCGATGTCATCGGTGTTCATGAGCTTGTGGGCAACGCATTGATTCTGCCGGGTGAAAAGGAAAGAACCGAGGACCTGAGAATGGAACCCCTACCCGGGGTAGAGGAGGAATAA
- a CDS encoding ribonuclease H-like domain-containing protein, which translates to MLTNSFQHIPGIGAATEQQLWASGLLNWQQIESGNRLKISPKRFETIAAYTRTALDHIESNNPTYFVKLLPAKEHWRLFNEFRESTAYIDIETTGIRSYGFEITTIALFDGKNIQYYIQGQNLEDFIEDIQNYNVIVTYNGKTFDVPFIEEQFGIQLNHAHIDLRYVLKSLGYSGGLKHCEKALGLDRGDLDGVDGYFAVFLWHDYQHNKNEKALETLLAYNIEDVVNLETLMVMAYNMKIKNTPFNATHELPLPKMPQIPFKPDLQTIDRIKTTMIDAYDY; encoded by the coding sequence ATGCTGACAAATTCATTTCAACATATACCCGGCATCGGGGCTGCAACAGAACAGCAGTTATGGGCATCCGGGCTGTTAAACTGGCAGCAGATAGAGTCTGGAAATAGATTAAAAATCTCGCCAAAACGTTTTGAGACCATTGCGGCATACACCAGAACAGCCCTTGACCATATTGAAAGCAATAATCCCACCTATTTTGTCAAACTTTTACCTGCAAAGGAACATTGGCGGTTATTCAATGAATTCCGGGAATCCACCGCATACATTGATATAGAGACAACCGGTATCAGATCGTACGGTTTTGAGATTACAACAATCGCGCTCTTTGATGGAAAAAATATCCAATATTACATACAGGGACAGAATCTTGAAGACTTCATAGAAGATATTCAAAATTACAATGTTATTGTTACCTACAACGGGAAAACCTTTGATGTGCCGTTTATCGAAGAGCAATTTGGGATCCAATTGAATCATGCTCATATAGATTTAAGGTATGTGCTAAAGAGTTTAGGATATAGCGGTGGGTTGAAACACTGTGAAAAAGCCTTGGGACTGGACCGTGGTGATCTGGATGGGGTTGATGGTTATTTTGCAGTTTTCTTATGGCATGATTATCAACATAATAAAAATGAGAAGGCGTTAGAGACCCTTTTGGCCTATAATATTGAGGATGTCGTTAATTTGGAGACCTTAATGGTCATGGCATACAATATGAAAATCAAAAACACGCCTTTCAACGCGACCCATGAGTTACCCTTGCCGAAGATGCCCCAGATACCCTTTAAGCCGGATCTTCAGACTATAGACAGGATAAAAACTACAATGATCGATGCATATGACTATTGA
- the dsrJ gene encoding sulfate reduction electron transfer complex DsrMKJOP subunit DsrJ: protein MSKNMIMAGLAVFVLAVLSPFWFNLITTTMAAPKPELLGKAAEAKKCVLDKYEMRAEHMYLLDVWRDSVVRNGDRKYTGTNDETFNMSLSTGENSCLGCHEDKAKFCDSCHDYASVSPYCWDCHTNPKEIE, encoded by the coding sequence ATGAGTAAAAACATGATTATGGCAGGACTTGCGGTATTCGTGCTCGCCGTTCTTTCTCCGTTCTGGTTCAACTTGATCACAACCACAATGGCTGCGCCGAAACCCGAACTTCTGGGCAAGGCTGCCGAGGCCAAAAAATGTGTTCTGGACAAATATGAAATGCGTGCCGAACATATGTATCTGCTGGATGTGTGGCGGGACTCTGTTGTGCGTAATGGGGACCGCAAATACACCGGAACGAACGACGAAACCTTTAATATGAGTCTGTCCACAGGTGAAAACTCCTGCCTGGGCTGCCATGAAGACAAAGCGAAATTCTGTGACAGCTGCCACGACTATGCCTCTGTGAGCCCCTATTGCTGGGATTGTCACACCAACCCCAAGGAGATTGAATGA
- a CDS encoding class I SAM-dependent methyltransferase, translating to MITMDFKRLGMTPGNRILDIGCGEGRHTIRACQEPGAICIGADFGFDNLCTTKGKLEFHEKLNDLSCRNWALSAMDITALPFKNNSFDVVICSEVLEHIPDDEKAVSELIRILKPGKILAVSIPRAWPEWICWQLSDEYHNANMGHVRIYSKQKIIEKIQSKGPKYMSHHYAHSIHSPYWWLKCIAGPTRTNSLAVNLYHKFLVWDLMKKPTLTTTIDRLLNPVLGKSLVLYFRKRL from the coding sequence ATGATTACCATGGACTTTAAACGTCTGGGCATGACCCCTGGTAACCGGATTTTGGATATCGGTTGCGGAGAGGGACGCCACACGATTAGGGCCTGCCAGGAACCCGGTGCCATCTGTATTGGTGCAGACTTTGGATTCGACAACTTGTGCACTACCAAAGGCAAGCTTGAATTTCACGAGAAGCTTAACGACCTGTCCTGTAGAAACTGGGCTTTGTCAGCCATGGACATCACAGCCCTACCCTTCAAAAACAATAGCTTTGATGTGGTAATCTGCTCGGAGGTTCTCGAACATATCCCGGATGACGAAAAAGCTGTTTCCGAGCTGATTCGTATTCTAAAACCGGGGAAGATACTGGCTGTAAGCATTCCCCGGGCTTGGCCTGAATGGATTTGTTGGCAGCTGTCAGATGAATACCACAACGCCAACATGGGTCATGTGAGAATCTACAGCAAACAAAAAATTATTGAAAAAATCCAAAGCAAAGGACCCAAGTACATGAGCCACCACTATGCCCACAGCATACACAGTCCCTATTGGTGGCTCAAATGCATAGCGGGGCCCACTCGTACGAATTCGCTAGCCGTAAACCTTTACCACAAGTTTCTGGTATGGGATTTAATGAAAAAGCCGACACTGACCACCACCATAGATCGCCTGCTCAACCCCGTACTCGGGAAAAGCCTGGTTCTGTATTTCAGAAAACGCCTTTGA
- the rpmA gene encoding 50S ribosomal protein L27 — protein sequence MSHKKAAGSSKNGRDSNAQRRGVKKFGGEQVTAGNIIIRQCGTKIHPGNNVGMGKDFTIFAKMDGVVTFERKGRDRKKVSVYAR from the coding sequence ATGTCACATAAAAAAGCAGCAGGCAGTTCAAAAAACGGTCGTGATTCAAACGCCCAACGGCGGGGCGTAAAAAAATTCGGCGGTGAACAAGTTACCGCCGGTAATATCATTATCAGACAGTGTGGCACCAAAATTCATCCCGGCAATAACGTTGGTATGGGTAAAGATTTTACCATTTTTGCCAAGATGGACGGTGTCGTGACCTTTGAAAGAAAAGGTCGTGACAGAAAAAAAGTCAGTGTTTATGCCCGGTGA
- a CDS encoding zinc ribbon domain-containing protein YjdM, translating into MSVEENVCPKCNSPYAYTDGLLWICPECTHEWTMDQASDTLPEETPRFIDANGNPLQDGDTVTTIKDLKAGKDTMKLGTKVKNIKLLDDPVNGHDISCKIPGFGAMYLKCSVVKKA; encoded by the coding sequence ATGTCAGTTGAAGAGAATGTATGCCCCAAATGTAATTCACCATATGCCTATACCGACGGGTTGTTGTGGATCTGCCCCGAATGCACCCATGAATGGACAATGGATCAGGCGTCTGATACCCTTCCAGAAGAGACACCACGATTCATAGATGCCAACGGTAATCCTTTGCAGGACGGCGACACGGTGACCACTATCAAGGATCTTAAGGCCGGCAAAGACACCATGAAATTGGGAACGAAAGTCAAAAACATCAAACTTCTTGATGACCCGGTAAACGGCCACGATATTTCCTGTAAGATTCCAGGGTTCGGCGCCATGTATCTCAAATGTTCAGTTGTGAAAAAGGCATAG
- a CDS encoding glycosyltransferase family 4 protein has product MKPYYKTGLRIGLISYRSNPHCGGQGVYIRHLSHALSDLGHRVEVIAGPPDPIIKAGVNLTMLNTLDLYNPNDLFRTPRIEELKDPVNLLEWLDICLMGYPEPMTFGMRVKRYMKGRTKGYDILHDNQSLSYGILSLARDLPVTATIHHPITVDRRLAVKATRSFYKKLQALRWYSFIGMQKWVARRIPSIITVSDSSRTDIAKEFKIPVSRLKTVPIGIDIDNFFPLDHVKKDPGRLIVTNSADMPLKGLYHLLYAIKGVLKHKEVSLTVIGTPKKNGGIENLVKKLDLTHHIDFTGRIDHQRFVREYAKAQIAVVPSMYEGFGLPVGEAMACRVPVISTTGGALPEVAGDAAKLVPPGDAKALETAIIELLDDEKQREDLACRGYERATAQFTWEKCAMRTAKVYREVINDYHGL; this is encoded by the coding sequence ATGAAACCATACTATAAAACAGGCTTGCGCATTGGACTGATATCCTACCGATCCAATCCCCATTGCGGCGGACAGGGGGTTTATATACGTCATTTAAGCCACGCACTATCCGATCTGGGTCACCGGGTGGAAGTCATTGCCGGCCCTCCGGATCCTATAATCAAAGCCGGGGTCAACCTGACCATGCTCAACACGCTGGATTTGTACAATCCGAACGATCTGTTTCGAACACCCCGTATTGAGGAACTTAAAGACCCTGTCAACCTACTTGAATGGCTGGACATCTGCCTCATGGGATACCCCGAACCCATGACATTCGGCATGCGGGTGAAGCGTTATATGAAGGGTCGAACAAAAGGCTATGACATCCTCCATGACAACCAGAGCCTTTCCTACGGCATACTATCCCTTGCCAGGGACCTACCCGTTACCGCCACCATCCATCACCCCATAACCGTAGACCGACGACTGGCGGTCAAGGCCACCAGGTCGTTCTATAAAAAACTTCAAGCCCTTCGCTGGTACTCTTTTATCGGCATGCAAAAATGGGTTGCCCGAAGAATACCGTCTATTATCACAGTATCGGACAGCTCTAGAACAGATATTGCCAAAGAATTTAAAATCCCTGTGTCAAGACTTAAAACTGTCCCTATCGGCATTGATATAGATAACTTCTTCCCCCTGGATCATGTAAAAAAGGATCCTGGGCGCCTGATCGTCACCAACAGTGCGGATATGCCCCTGAAAGGTTTGTATCACCTACTTTACGCAATTAAAGGGGTGCTAAAGCACAAAGAGGTTTCACTGACTGTCATCGGTACCCCTAAAAAAAACGGAGGCATCGAAAACCTGGTTAAAAAACTTGATCTTACCCATCATATCGACTTTACAGGGCGCATTGACCACCAACGATTTGTCCGGGAATATGCAAAAGCCCAGATTGCGGTGGTACCCTCCATGTACGAAGGATTTGGTCTACCGGTCGGAGAGGCAATGGCCTGCCGGGTACCGGTGATTTCTACAACCGGGGGGGCCTTGCCTGAAGTCGCCGGGGATGCGGCAAAACTTGTGCCCCCTGGGGATGCCAAGGCCCTTGAAACGGCTATTATTGAGCTGCTTGACGACGAAAAACAGCGTGAAGATCTGGCCTGCCGAGGGTATGAACGTGCAACAGCACAATTTACCTGGGAAAAATGCGCCATGCGCACGGCCAAGGTATACCGAGAGGTGATAAATGATTACCATGGACTTTAA
- a CDS encoding acyloxyacyl hydrolase, translating into MDNIDIYRAGILKQWDVKWFETKVGYANGYFELSYNRWENGGDDVNAVALSPVFQYVFHAGGAIWYPYIEAGIGVAYLDDYMINDRDLSSNFLFEDRVGVGVRIKNMDISFRYMHYSNAGLKEPNNGIDILIGTLAWYF; encoded by the coding sequence ATGGATAATATTGATATTTATCGAGCAGGGATTTTAAAGCAGTGGGATGTTAAATGGTTTGAAACCAAGGTTGGTTATGCAAATGGATATTTTGAGTTGTCATATAACCGCTGGGAAAACGGCGGTGATGATGTAAATGCTGTCGCATTGTCTCCGGTTTTTCAGTATGTTTTTCATGCCGGAGGAGCGATCTGGTATCCATACATAGAGGCGGGGATTGGTGTTGCCTATCTGGACGATTATATGATCAATGACAGGGATCTATCCTCCAATTTTTTGTTTGAAGACAGAGTGGGGGTGGGTGTTAGAATTAAAAATATGGATATTAGTTTTCGATATATGCATTATTCCAACGCTGGTTTAAAAGAGCCAAACAACGGAATTGATATTCTCATTGGTACCTTGGCCTGGTACTTTTAG
- the rplU gene encoding 50S ribosomal protein L21: MYAVIRTGGKQYKVHEDQVLKVEKLEGSEGSEIEFNDVLLYSDGETVTLGAPQIENATVKAMIVEQGRSKKQLVFKYKRRKGYRKMRGHRQHYTEIRIDSISA; this comes from the coding sequence ATGTATGCAGTAATCAGAACCGGGGGCAAACAATACAAGGTCCACGAAGATCAGGTTTTAAAAGTTGAAAAACTTGAGGGTAGTGAAGGATCTGAAATTGAATTTAATGATGTCCTTCTATATTCCGATGGTGAGACCGTAACGTTGGGCGCGCCCCAAATTGAAAATGCAACGGTCAAAGCGATGATTGTTGAACAAGGTCGTAGCAAAAAACAGCTTGTATTCAAATACAAACGGCGCAAAGGCTACAGGAAAATGAGAGGGCACAGACAGCATTACACTGAAATTAGAATTGATTCCATTTCAGCTTAA
- the nrfD gene encoding NrfD/PsrC family molybdoenzyme membrane anchor subunit: MLEIAIKGSKKYWLWIVLLLAVMGAGGLAYVDQFFNGLQITGMSRDVSWGFYIANFTFLVGVAAGGVMVVIPYYLHDYERFHRITILGEFLAVACLIMCLLFIVVDLGQPIRMLNVLLYPTPHSMLFYDMIVLNGYLFLNIVVGWKVLEAERNQVEPVWWTKPLVLVSIPFAIGIHTVTAYLYCGLPGRGFWLTAILAPRFLASAFAAGPAFLIILCYIIRKFTKFDPGWEAMQTLSKIVCYAIIANLFFFACECFVVYYSGIPGHLAHTQYLLFGLHGHNMMVPWMWSALILMGVGAIFLVIPKLRNNKALLPVTCAMIFFGAWIDKALGMIAGGFVPSPLHHVHEYAPTLQEGIIALGVYGAGFFVLTILYKLATTVKEEVRG, translated from the coding sequence ATGCTTGAGATAGCTATTAAAGGAAGTAAAAAATATTGGTTGTGGATCGTCCTTTTGCTCGCTGTCATGGGTGCAGGCGGTCTTGCCTACGTTGACCAGTTTTTCAACGGTCTGCAGATCACGGGCATGAGCCGGGACGTCTCCTGGGGATTCTACATCGCCAATTTCACCTTTCTTGTGGGTGTTGCCGCAGGTGGTGTTATGGTGGTTATTCCCTATTACCTGCATGATTACGAACGCTTTCACCGGATTACAATTTTAGGTGAATTCCTGGCGGTAGCCTGCCTGATCATGTGCCTGCTGTTCATCGTTGTGGACTTAGGCCAGCCCATCCGTATGCTGAATGTGCTGCTTTATCCCACTCCCCACTCCATGCTCTTTTATGACATGATCGTTCTTAACGGTTATCTATTTTTGAACATTGTTGTGGGTTGGAAGGTACTTGAAGCAGAAAGAAACCAGGTTGAACCTGTGTGGTGGACCAAACCCCTGGTTTTGGTATCCATCCCCTTTGCCATCGGTATCCACACGGTAACGGCTTACCTGTACTGCGGTCTGCCCGGACGTGGTTTCTGGCTGACGGCCATCCTGGCCCCCAGGTTCCTGGCATCTGCCTTTGCTGCCGGTCCTGCGTTCCTGATCATCCTTTGTTACATCATCAGAAAATTCACCAAGTTTGATCCAGGCTGGGAAGCCATGCAGACCTTGTCAAAAATTGTCTGCTACGCCATCATTGCCAACCTGTTCTTCTTTGCTTGTGAATGTTTTGTAGTTTACTACTCCGGTATCCCCGGCCATCTGGCCCATACCCAGTACCTGCTGTTTGGCCTGCACGGTCACAACATGATGGTACCTTGGATGTGGAGCGCCCTGATCCTCATGGGTGTTGGCGCCATTTTCCTGGTGATTCCCAAATTGAGAAACAACAAAGCACTATTGCCCGTGACCTGCGCCATGATCTTTTTCGGTGCCTGGATCGACAAAGCCCTTGGCATGATCGCGGGTGGTTTTGTTCCCTCTCCATTGCACCATGTGCATGAATATGCCCCCACTCTTCAAGAAGGGATCATTGCTTTAGGTGTATACGGCGCAGGCTTTTTTGTACTGACCATACTCTACAAACTAGCCACCACAGTTAAAGAAGAGGTTCGCGGATAG
- a CDS encoding 4Fe-4S dicluster domain-containing protein, producing the protein MMIKSRRSFLKVAGIAAIGMGAAPVMNLAASESQGHGSAGPEITRNEEAMHAERWGMVIDTSKLNEEVVEAVKEACHKAHNVPDFTMEPNLEKYPGTRPVREGQEIKWIWHEHFHYAFPDKEDEFLAEKFHDLPFLVTCNHCKNAPCVQACPTQATFKREDGIVIMDYHRCIGCRFCMAACPYGSRNFNFRDPRPFIEETAPGFPTRTKGVVEKCNLCAERLAKGEQPHCVEASEGAIVVGDLEDPDSEIRHLLAEHYTIRRKQSLGTEPSVYYIV; encoded by the coding sequence ATGATGATAAAGAGCAGAAGAAGCTTTCTTAAAGTAGCGGGTATTGCTGCCATCGGAATGGGTGCTGCTCCGGTAATGAATCTTGCCGCATCAGAATCCCAAGGCCACGGCAGCGCCGGACCCGAAATCACCAGAAACGAAGAGGCCATGCATGCCGAACGATGGGGTATGGTCATTGACACATCTAAGCTGAACGAAGAAGTTGTTGAAGCGGTTAAAGAAGCCTGTCATAAAGCCCATAATGTACCGGATTTCACCATGGAACCGAATCTTGAGAAATACCCCGGTACCCGTCCGGTCAGAGAAGGTCAGGAAATCAAATGGATCTGGCATGAACATTTCCACTATGCATTTCCTGACAAGGAAGATGAATTTTTGGCTGAAAAATTCCATGATCTTCCATTTCTGGTGACCTGCAACCATTGTAAAAACGCGCCTTGTGTTCAGGCATGTCCTACCCAGGCTACCTTCAAACGGGAAGACGGTATCGTCATCATGGACTACCACCGCTGCATCGGCTGCCGGTTCTGCATGGCGGCCTGCCCTTACGGTTCAAGAAATTTCAACTTCAGAGATCCCCGTCCCTTCATTGAAGAGACAGCTCCGGGTTTCCCCACCCGTACCAAAGGTGTGGTTGAAAAGTGCAACCTATGTGCCGAACGTCTGGCCAAAGGAGAGCAGCCCCATTGTGTGGAAGCAAGCGAAGGCGCCATCGTTGTCGGCGACCTGGAAGATCCTGATTCCGAAATCAGACATCTCCTGGCCGAACATTATACAATCAGACGTAAACAGTCCCTGGGTACCGAGCCCAGTGTTTACTACATCGTTTAA
- a CDS encoding RsbRD N-terminal domain-containing protein, whose product MKKTIKKHRNQLLDSWFHATINTYPEESARVLGKKSDRFDNPIGAVTRETLEDVLNLTIENFSREGLEKALDPVIRIRAVQAFDPANAVSFVFALKDIGESLFKEAEIDLLDFYRLVDEIALAAFNRYMKCREDIFLLKATESKRRIHKAFERAGLVAELSEEDLLGSKQS is encoded by the coding sequence TTGAAAAAGACTATAAAAAAACACAGGAATCAATTGCTGGACAGCTGGTTCCATGCCACCATCAACACCTATCCTGAAGAATCTGCAAGGGTTTTGGGAAAAAAATCCGATCGTTTTGACAATCCAATAGGCGCCGTCACTCGAGAAACCCTTGAAGATGTCCTAAATCTAACAATCGAAAATTTTAGTCGGGAAGGTCTTGAAAAAGCCCTGGACCCAGTTATACGTATTCGTGCTGTCCAGGCATTCGACCCCGCAAATGCAGTCAGTTTTGTATTTGCACTAAAGGACATCGGTGAGAGTCTCTTTAAAGAGGCAGAGATAGATCTACTAGATTTTTATCGCCTGGTAGACGAAATTGCTTTGGCGGCTTTCAACCGGTACATGAAATGTAGAGAGGATATTTTCCTTTTAAAGGCGACGGAGAGCAAACGACGCATCCATAAGGCCTTTGAAAGGGCAGGTTTAGTAGCGGAGCTGTCAGAGGAGGACCTCTTAGGCTCCAAACAATCTTAA
- the dsrM gene encoding sulfate reduction electron transfer complex DsrMKJOP subunit DsrM has protein sequence MNQRYLIPLTAVFLLFLLAYTGVEGLGLQVVFGVLIPYLAVAAFLIGFVIKVKDWAASAVPFRIPTTCGQQKSLPWIKQNTIDNPNTSTGVFVRMLLEIFAFRSLFRNTKAAFNRHASNKLSYSWEIFLWVGALAFHYAFLAVLLRHLRFFTAPVPGCIQLIEYLDGIIQVGLPGLFISGPVLLLAALFLLSRRIFDAKISYISQAADYFPLFLIIGIAATGIAMRYFTKVDIIGIKELTMGLATFHPHIPEEVGGLFYGHLFLVSILFAYFPMSKLMHMGGIFLSPTRNMANNTRAKRHINPWNYDVPIHTYEQYEDHFRDKMIEAGLPVDKKE, from the coding sequence ATGAATCAAAGGTACTTGATCCCCCTTACTGCTGTCTTTCTGCTCTTCCTGTTGGCTTACACAGGGGTTGAGGGACTCGGGCTTCAGGTGGTCTTTGGTGTACTGATTCCGTATCTGGCAGTTGCCGCATTCCTAATTGGCTTTGTAATCAAGGTCAAGGACTGGGCAGCGTCTGCCGTGCCGTTTAGGATTCCTACAACCTGCGGCCAGCAGAAATCACTGCCATGGATCAAACAGAACACCATTGACAACCCGAACACATCTACCGGCGTTTTTGTAAGAATGCTCCTTGAAATTTTTGCTTTCAGGTCATTGTTCAGAAATACAAAAGCGGCGTTTAACCGGCATGCGTCCAACAAGCTTTCCTATTCCTGGGAAATTTTTCTGTGGGTAGGTGCGCTTGCATTCCATTATGCATTCCTGGCAGTTCTTCTTAGGCACTTAAGATTTTTCACAGCGCCAGTTCCCGGATGCATTCAGTTGATAGAATACCTGGACGGAATTATCCAGGTTGGGCTTCCTGGACTGTTCATTTCCGGGCCTGTGCTTCTGCTGGCAGCGCTGTTTCTTTTAAGCCGTAGAATTTTTGATGCGAAAATCAGCTACATCTCCCAGGCTGCTGATTACTTCCCCTTGTTCCTGATCATTGGTATTGCCGCCACAGGCATTGCCATGCGCTATTTCACAAAAGTGGACATCATCGGCATCAAGGAACTGACCATGGGACTGGCGACTTTCCATCCCCATATTCCTGAAGAAGTCGGCGGGCTGTTCTACGGTCATCTTTTCCTTGTGAGCATTTTATTTGCCTATTTTCCCATGAGTAAATTGATGCACATGGGCGGCATCTTTTTGAGCCCCACCAGGAACATGGCCAACAACACCCGGGCCAAACGGCATATTAACCCTTGGAACTATGATGTGCCCATCCATACATATGAACAGTATGAGGACCACTTCAGAGACAAAATGATTGAAGCCGGCCTGCCGGTGGATAAAAAGGAGTGA